From Acidihalobacter aeolianus, a single genomic window includes:
- a CDS encoding COX15/CtaA family protein: MEQRLPSAMQDPMRWPRRLSVVALLLTFGMIVLGSYVRLSKAGLSCPSWPLCYGHVTPPHVPHADMAAQIVHAPAPVQDTTAREWKEMVHRYVAGTLGMTILALLVATLRVRKRVAAAPVKLVVFTALWVVVQALLGMVTVTMLLDPLIVTGHLVGGMVMLASLLWLVFRCTHFMRLNKADLQSASRMRGLRWWGLAALAVVCTQIFLGAWTSTNYAAWACYGFPTCNGHWWPAGMNFDKAFVFWHRLGVDYQGGILDGGARVAIQVVHRMGAMVTALVAGGLGIYLMLAGGVAKLRLLGGLLLASIALQIALGVSMVSFGLPFYVEWAHTPGAALVLSAVLSVNFLLWSTRDAYVHSGVALAHANLA; encoded by the coding sequence CTATCTGTCGTGGCTTTGCTGCTGACCTTCGGGATGATCGTGCTGGGTTCTTACGTGCGATTGTCCAAGGCCGGGTTGAGCTGTCCGAGTTGGCCATTATGCTACGGGCATGTAACGCCACCGCATGTGCCCCATGCGGATATGGCAGCGCAGATCGTCCATGCGCCGGCTCCGGTACAGGACACTACGGCCCGCGAATGGAAGGAGATGGTTCATCGCTATGTGGCGGGGACCTTGGGCATGACGATTCTCGCACTGCTGGTGGCGACCTTGAGGGTGCGCAAGCGGGTTGCCGCTGCGCCGGTCAAGCTGGTCGTGTTCACCGCCCTATGGGTGGTGGTGCAGGCACTGCTCGGCATGGTCACCGTGACCATGTTGCTGGATCCGCTGATTGTGACCGGGCACCTGGTTGGGGGCATGGTGATGCTGGCCAGCCTATTGTGGCTGGTTTTTAGATGCACGCATTTTATGCGGCTCAACAAAGCCGATTTGCAGAGCGCCTCGCGGATGCGCGGCCTGCGCTGGTGGGGACTGGCCGCGCTGGCCGTTGTCTGCACGCAGATCTTTCTCGGCGCATGGACCAGTACGAATTATGCGGCCTGGGCCTGTTACGGCTTTCCGACCTGCAATGGCCATTGGTGGCCTGCGGGTATGAATTTCGACAAGGCGTTTGTCTTCTGGCATCGACTGGGTGTCGATTATCAGGGCGGCATTCTTGACGGTGGAGCGCGTGTCGCGATCCAGGTAGTGCACAGGATGGGCGCTATGGTGACGGCGCTGGTTGCCGGTGGGCTCGGGATTTATCTCATGCTCGCAGGCGGCGTTGCGAAGCTGCGCCTGCTCGGCGGATTGCTGTTGGCGAGTATCGCACTGCAAATCGCCTTGGGCGTGTCGATGGTGAGTTTTGGCCTGCCTTTCTATGTGGAATGGGCACATACCCCGGGGGCCGCGCTGGTTTTGTCTGCTGTGCTGTCGGTGAACTTTTTACTGTGGTCGACGCGCGATGCCTATGTGCATAGCGGGGTCGCGCTGGCTCACGCTAATTTGGCGTGA
- a CDS encoding heme o synthase, producing MRQDEESTLSGEAEIRAPGITPGELNLPVWSWANIWRQVQAYYALTKPRVVALILFTAIVGMLLATPGIIAIGTLVFGTLGIGLGAAAAAAVNHVIDQHMDAKMSRTAWRPIATGGLGTFQGLTFATILALLSMWVLVEWVNVETAVLTFLAMIGYAVIYTGFLKRTTPQNIVWGGAAGAVPPVLGWCAVSGHVSYESIVLFSIIFFWTPPHFWALALHYKDDYAKAKIPMLPVTHGEEHTQTQILVYTVILVLVTLLPFIMGHAGWLYLAGAAACNVGFLGYAVKLKFRRKPHTAIRMFAFSIVYLMGIFSALLIDHYFTILRGILA from the coding sequence ATGCGTCAAGACGAGGAGAGCACCCTGAGCGGAGAAGCGGAAATCAGGGCTCCCGGCATCACGCCGGGTGAGCTGAATCTGCCGGTCTGGAGCTGGGCCAATATCTGGCGTCAGGTACAGGCTTACTACGCGCTGACCAAGCCTCGTGTGGTCGCGTTGATTCTGTTCACCGCGATTGTCGGAATGTTGCTCGCGACGCCCGGGATCATTGCAATAGGCACGTTGGTTTTCGGTACTCTGGGAATAGGCCTAGGCGCCGCAGCTGCAGCAGCGGTGAACCACGTCATCGATCAACACATGGACGCAAAGATGAGCCGCACGGCCTGGCGTCCGATTGCCACGGGGGGGCTGGGTACGTTCCAGGGGCTTACGTTTGCCACCATCCTGGCGTTGCTGTCGATGTGGGTGCTGGTCGAATGGGTCAACGTGGAAACCGCCGTCCTGACCTTCCTTGCGATGATCGGCTACGCGGTGATTTATACGGGCTTTCTTAAACGCACCACACCACAGAATATAGTCTGGGGCGGTGCTGCTGGTGCCGTACCACCGGTACTTGGTTGGTGCGCCGTGAGCGGGCATGTCAGCTACGAGTCAATCGTCCTGTTCTCGATTATTTTCTTCTGGACGCCGCCGCACTTCTGGGCGCTCGCGTTGCACTACAAGGACGATTACGCCAAGGCCAAGATTCCTATGCTGCCCGTGACCCACGGCGAGGAGCACACGCAGACACAGATCCTGGTTTATACGGTCATCCTGGTGCTGGTGACGCTGTTGCCGTTCATCATGGGTCACGCCGGTTGGCTGTACCTCGCCGGGGCTGCAGCCTGCAATGTGGGTTTCCTGGGCTACGCCGTTAAGCTGAAGTTCAGGCGCAAGCCGCATACTGCAATCAGGATGTTTGCGTTCTCCATCGTGTATCTCATGGGGATTTTCAGCGCACTGCTGATAGATCACTATTTCACGATATTGCGCGGCATCCTAGCGTAA
- a CDS encoding plastocyanin/azurin family copper-binding protein encodes MKKEQFVKNRIVKTIAGAAGMGAMLAMGMAHAGVTTIGKPGVIKLMKEDTGKVTGHNQVTYSGANPHTVIEQVLPGFPFPSFEADKQTNPTLIYGAGVKKVTISVINTNGGAEHSFMITKKGPPYSAMPNPSSLHAMAVVPELPAASGGQFNTDTVEWTPPGPGTYYYLCKTPGHASTGMHGKIVVK; translated from the coding sequence ATGAAGAAGGAGCAGTTCGTGAAGAATCGCATCGTCAAGACGATCGCCGGCGCGGCCGGTATGGGTGCCATGCTGGCCATGGGTATGGCGCACGCTGGTGTGACGACGATCGGCAAGCCGGGCGTCATCAAGCTGATGAAGGAAGACACGGGCAAGGTGACGGGCCATAATCAGGTCACCTACTCGGGCGCTAACCCGCACACGGTGATTGAGCAGGTGCTGCCTGGCTTCCCCTTCCCGTCGTTTGAAGCCGATAAGCAGACCAACCCGACCTTGATTTACGGAGCCGGTGTGAAAAAGGTGACGATCTCTGTGATCAACACCAACGGCGGGGCCGAACACAGCTTCATGATCACCAAGAAGGGCCCTCCTTACAGCGCCATGCCGAATCCCAGCAGCCTGCATGCGATGGCAGTGGTGCCTGAGCTGCCCGCTGCCAGCGGTGGCCAGTTCAACACCGATACCGTGGAATGGACGCCCCCAGGCCCAGGCACCTATTACTACCTGTGCAAGACCCCTGGCCATGCCTCGACCGGCATGCACGGCAAGATCGTCGTCAAGTAA
- a CDS encoding TlpA family protein disulfide reductase, which produces MTTSPSPRSRNIKFIISFIVFIALAIFYWSYNQSHPTPSALPDVTLKSLSGHKVSLIQLKGKPIVLNLWATWCPPCRAELPLLVQSSHQHPNIHFYFAEQGNSRANVTTFATHTGLPAKLVLLDQNTRLSKIFGAIGYPTTVFYNAHGQIVTIHRGELTAAKLKQLIDRIVAG; this is translated from the coding sequence ATGACAACCTCGCCTTCTCCGCGATCCCGAAATATCAAATTCATTATCTCGTTCATCGTATTCATCGCGCTTGCCATATTTTACTGGTCCTACAACCAATCGCATCCAACTCCCAGTGCATTACCAGACGTCACACTCAAGAGTCTAAGCGGTCACAAGGTTTCCTTAATCCAACTCAAAGGCAAACCGATAGTACTCAATCTCTGGGCCACGTGGTGCCCGCCCTGCCGCGCAGAACTGCCCTTATTAGTACAGAGCAGTCACCAGCATCCAAACATACATTTTTATTTTGCGGAGCAGGGAAATTCGAGGGCTAACGTGACGACTTTTGCGACACACACAGGCCTGCCTGCCAAACTCGTGCTATTGGACCAGAACACCCGGTTGAGCAAAATTTTTGGCGCCATCGGGTACCCCACCACGGTCTTCTATAACGCGCACGGACAGATTGTGACCATTCACCGAGGCGAACTCACAGCGGCCAAATTGAAGCAACTCATCGACAGAATAGTGGCCGGCTAG
- a CDS encoding SCO family protein — protein sequence MGLEQFKRNRTPLAGVALGTVIGLLVAYAMAVILPWRAPPQRPDFAAAGDAPKRMFKSPHFVGFVNQLGNRVGSQDFSGKVVVVTFMYPFCTRGCPIIASHIVNLERLLRERDLQGKVRFLSFNVDPSDSTPRLMSQFMSQYGADPADEMWQFLMASPKQTDEVVKQGYHASFEKIPTTKLEGIFKRQRSSGAYTYVAEMSNPLATANRPDYTVLHTTSAIIVGPKGVVRYVLSKADTISVAAVLNDIIRVLRTGKPV from the coding sequence ATGGGCCTTGAGCAGTTCAAGCGCAACAGAACCCCGCTAGCTGGGGTCGCCCTCGGTACGGTGATTGGTCTCTTGGTAGCGTATGCGATGGCAGTCATATTGCCGTGGCGCGCACCGCCGCAGCGGCCGGATTTTGCGGCGGCGGGTGACGCCCCGAAACGGATGTTTAAGTCCCCTCATTTTGTGGGCTTCGTGAATCAGTTGGGTAACCGCGTCGGATCGCAGGATTTTTCCGGCAAAGTGGTAGTGGTTACCTTCATGTATCCGTTTTGCACGCGCGGTTGCCCGATCATTGCGTCTCATATAGTCAATCTGGAGCGCCTGCTTCGTGAACGTGATCTCCAGGGAAAAGTGCGTTTTTTGAGCTTTAATGTTGATCCGTCAGACAGTACTCCGCGGCTGATGAGTCAATTTATGAGCCAATATGGCGCTGATCCTGCCGATGAGATGTGGCAGTTTCTGATGGCCTCACCCAAACAAACGGATGAGGTAGTGAAGCAGGGTTACCATGCCAGCTTTGAGAAAATTCCAACCACCAAGCTGGAAGGGATATTTAAAAGGCAACGATCATCTGGCGCTTATACTTATGTGGCGGAAATGAGCAATCCCCTCGCAACAGCAAATAGGCCTGACTATACGGTTCTGCATACCACATCAGCGATTATTGTCGGGCCCAAAGGCGTAGTGAGGTATGTGCTGAGTAAAGCAGATACGATATCAGTCGCGGCGGTGCTTAACGATATCATTCGTGTGCTGCGTACAGGGAAGCCGGTATGA
- a CDS encoding SCO family protein has product MSSDVQIGQGQRSYFWYAVWVGVFVGLLFGFAVSSLVSTVKYHDLREKTATQRERVVGMLPSQVKHGRFGKAPKFTGLINQNGQPINSANLAGKVQVVSFLSPYGVHTTPVLVANLRNLYQDLAQSHLLGSKVVFVSYNLDPQHADPKALSQFMHDLADLGSNDSANWQFLTGSESTIGTIVAGRYGVHYHVLDDADKAEYVERMKKTGEYDYAKAINPLAQNAPKHQRIVSHNVVFLVSPNGDIRIRINQADAYPTSRLLYEIVSMLKLPGMDKGGN; this is encoded by the coding sequence ATGAGCTCAGACGTACAAATCGGTCAAGGCCAGCGTTCATATTTCTGGTATGCAGTCTGGGTAGGTGTTTTCGTGGGGTTGTTGTTTGGTTTTGCAGTCTCGAGTTTGGTGAGTACTGTGAAATATCATGATCTAAGAGAGAAAACAGCTACTCAACGTGAACGTGTGGTTGGTATGTTGCCATCCCAAGTAAAGCACGGACGTTTTGGAAAGGCGCCTAAGTTTACTGGGCTTATCAATCAAAATGGTCAGCCAATCAATTCAGCGAACTTGGCCGGCAAGGTGCAGGTCGTCAGTTTCCTCTCTCCTTATGGCGTACACACTACCCCAGTGCTTGTGGCTAATCTACGGAATCTGTATCAGGATCTGGCGCAGAGTCATTTGCTGGGAAGCAAGGTTGTGTTTGTCTCGTATAACCTCGATCCGCAGCATGCTGACCCGAAAGCCTTATCGCAATTTATGCATGATCTAGCTGATCTGGGATCGAATGATTCCGCTAACTGGCAGTTCCTGACGGGGTCCGAATCAACTATCGGAACCATCGTCGCAGGCCGCTATGGTGTTCATTATCATGTGCTTGACGATGCCGATAAGGCTGAGTACGTAGAGCGGATGAAGAAGACTGGTGAGTACGATTACGCGAAAGCGATCAACCCATTGGCGCAAAATGCGCCAAAGCATCAGCGCATTGTTAGCCACAATGTAGTCTTCCTGGTTTCTCCGAATGGCGATATAAGGATCAGGATAAACCAAGCGGATGCCTATCCGACGAGCCGATTGCTGTATGAGATTGTATCCATGCTGAAATTACCCGGTATGGATAAAGGCGGAAACTAA
- the petA gene encoding ubiquinol-cytochrome c reductase iron-sulfur subunit, whose amino-acid sequence MTVRKEKQEERREFLSSSVKLAGAATVGALGVPMLDGLNPSAATEAASSVEIDVSKIPPAGQVTVPWQGKAVMVMNRTPAMLATLEKVQAQGILKDPDLKVPQQPPYAKNIYRARMEHKNLLVLVRICTHMCCIPLYKPKPNSVRPGWLGGFHCPCHGSMYDLSARVIVTSPAPRNMAIPEYHYEDGGKKVVVTKMYPKARLC is encoded by the coding sequence ATGACCGTACGCAAAGAAAAGCAGGAAGAGCGCCGTGAGTTTCTGAGCTCCAGCGTCAAGCTCGCTGGAGCGGCCACCGTTGGCGCCTTAGGTGTGCCCATGTTGGACGGTCTTAATCCTAGCGCGGCAACTGAAGCGGCATCGAGCGTTGAAATAGACGTGTCCAAAATCCCACCGGCTGGCCAGGTGACCGTGCCTTGGCAGGGTAAGGCGGTGATGGTGATGAACCGGACGCCTGCGATGCTGGCGACACTGGAAAAGGTGCAGGCGCAGGGCATTCTTAAGGATCCAGACCTCAAGGTGCCGCAGCAACCGCCTTACGCGAAGAACATCTACCGAGCGCGTATGGAGCACAAGAATCTCCTGGTCTTGGTACGCATCTGCACACACATGTGCTGCATCCCCCTTTACAAGCCCAAACCCAACTCAGTGCGGCCAGGATGGCTGGGCGGATTTCACTGCCCGTGTCATGGCTCGATGTACGACCTGTCTGCCCGCGTCATCGTGACCTCGCCAGCACCGCGCAATATGGCGATTCCGGAATACCACTACGAAGACGGTGGCAAGAAGGTGGTGGTGACCAAGATGTATCCCAAGGCGAGATTGTGCTGA
- a CDS encoding cytochrome b encodes MKATAMSSTPDIGTKAKALRSRFWRVLGAMSIVLIGIQFITGVFLLMNYHPGGEGGSAAYNSVMSIMYDVRWGWLVRYIHTTGASLLFIIVYLHMFRALWDRTYKKRGGKVWLWGTTLLVLLMGEEFFGYILPYGNMSLWGGMVITNLFGSVPIVGHDLVTWIRGGPLVSTPTINRFMAFHVAVIPMALVALIVMHLQNLYSLRIEQEASRSAQR; translated from the coding sequence ATGAAGGCGACTGCGATGAGTTCAACGCCGGATATTGGGACCAAGGCCAAGGCCTTGCGGTCGAGATTCTGGCGTGTGCTGGGGGCGATGTCGATCGTGCTGATCGGCATCCAGTTCATCACCGGGGTGTTTCTGCTCATGAACTATCACCCGGGTGGTGAGGGAGGGTCGGCCGCATACAACTCGGTGATGAGCATTATGTACGACGTACGCTGGGGTTGGCTCGTGCGCTACATCCATACGACGGGCGCCTCGTTGTTGTTCATCATCGTGTATCTGCACATGTTCCGAGCACTGTGGGACCGAACCTACAAAAAGCGCGGCGGGAAGGTCTGGCTATGGGGAACCACGCTGCTGGTTCTGCTGATGGGTGAGGAGTTTTTCGGTTACATCCTGCCCTACGGGAACATGTCTTTGTGGGGTGGCATGGTCATTACCAATCTCTTTGGTTCCGTTCCAATCGTTGGGCATGATTTGGTGACCTGGATACGAGGCGGGCCACTCGTGAGCACGCCGACCATCAATCGTTTCATGGCGTTCCACGTAGCTGTAATTCCGATGGCGCTGGTTGCGCTGATCGTCATGCACCTGCAGAACCTATACAGCCTTCGAATCGAGCAGGAGGCCAGCCGCTCGGCACAGCGCTGA
- a CDS encoding FAD-dependent oxidoreductase, whose protein sequence is MASEQKRVVVIGNGMAGSRFVKELLKLAPGAYEIIVFGDEPYSAYDRIQLSPLLANERSLSDIMIDDEAWVGDGGNRLYKGHRIVNVDRERRVVTSDKGITEAYDYLVFAVGSKPMVPPIPGRELPEVTVYRTIDDVDYMLERAGKHTHVVVIGGGLLGLEAANALRVQGAEVAVVHIADWLMDRQLDAGASQLLQRRLESKGIVFHIPRMTESIVGEEHVEAVRFQRGEEIRADMVVICAGIVPDTDLAKKIGLKVDRGIVVNDQLETSDPAVFAIGECVQHKGKTYGLVDPCYDQARTLARYMSGDMAAAYGGSQPSTQLKITGIDLYSQGQIMGGEGIDELVYVDARRGVYKKACIKNNRVAGCILYGDVNLSQWFKELIRSGEDISDRRDVLLVGGSSDGEPIDVIGNLPDTAEICTCNSVTKGEIVSAIKMHNLSTVEDIRLTTRAASSCGTCSRQVDQILSMELGSDYAESTPKTLSINIDLFSYFREKDLFFYALLGTIFAAIVFFEPTFFNIFIDQDNSTPANTLKSPADVRPLFFLGPFYAILRSISDKHLGVLMMTLAIVVMFLVPFLDNTPEARVKPHPLFDNTYKVLLLFMLICYIVLGWIGFEPATPVLAYWGRWFTIGYFAFFVAMPVLSLLRRWTAHRFAGGQT, encoded by the coding sequence ATGGCGTCAGAACAAAAACGTGTGGTGGTGATCGGCAACGGCATGGCCGGGAGTCGATTCGTCAAGGAATTGCTTAAGCTTGCGCCGGGCGCATACGAAATCATCGTATTCGGCGACGAACCCTATTCGGCCTATGACCGAATTCAGCTCAGCCCATTGCTGGCAAACGAGCGTTCCCTGTCCGACATCATGATCGATGACGAAGCCTGGGTGGGCGACGGCGGTAACCGTCTGTACAAGGGCCATCGCATCGTCAATGTGGATCGGGAACGACGGGTTGTAACCTCTGATAAGGGTATCACGGAGGCCTACGACTATCTGGTGTTTGCCGTCGGTTCGAAACCCATGGTGCCGCCCATTCCGGGACGCGAGCTGCCCGAGGTCACGGTGTACCGCACCATAGACGACGTTGATTACATGCTTGAGCGTGCCGGCAAGCATACGCATGTGGTGGTGATCGGTGGCGGTCTACTGGGTCTTGAGGCTGCCAATGCACTGCGCGTGCAGGGCGCGGAAGTGGCGGTGGTGCATATCGCCGATTGGCTGATGGACCGCCAGCTGGATGCGGGGGCATCGCAGTTGCTGCAACGTCGCCTGGAAAGCAAGGGTATTGTCTTCCACATTCCACGGATGACCGAATCCATCGTCGGCGAGGAGCACGTCGAAGCGGTACGATTCCAGCGGGGTGAGGAAATTCGTGCCGATATGGTTGTTATCTGCGCGGGTATCGTGCCTGACACCGACCTGGCTAAAAAGATCGGCCTTAAGGTGGACCGAGGCATTGTGGTCAACGATCAACTGGAAACCAGCGATCCGGCAGTATTTGCCATCGGCGAGTGTGTCCAGCACAAGGGTAAGACCTACGGCCTTGTAGATCCTTGCTACGACCAGGCAAGGACGCTGGCGCGTTATATGTCAGGCGATATGGCGGCGGCCTACGGCGGTTCGCAGCCGTCGACGCAACTCAAGATCACCGGCATCGACCTTTATTCTCAGGGTCAGATCATGGGTGGCGAGGGCATCGATGAGCTGGTCTACGTCGATGCGAGGCGCGGTGTCTACAAAAAGGCCTGCATCAAGAACAATCGGGTTGCCGGCTGCATCCTGTATGGGGACGTGAACCTATCCCAGTGGTTCAAGGAATTGATTCGCAGTGGCGAGGATATATCTGACCGGCGTGATGTATTACTGGTTGGCGGTAGTTCGGATGGCGAACCCATAGATGTGATCGGTAACCTGCCGGATACCGCGGAGATCTGTACCTGCAATTCGGTTACCAAGGGCGAGATCGTCAGTGCGATCAAGATGCATAACCTGTCCACGGTTGAAGATATCAGGTTGACGACGCGTGCTGCATCTTCCTGTGGGACCTGCTCGCGCCAGGTGGATCAGATATTGTCGATGGAATTGGGCTCGGATTATGCCGAATCCACTCCGAAGACGCTGAGTATCAATATCGATCTGTTTTCGTATTTCCGTGAGAAGGATCTTTTCTTTTATGCCTTGCTCGGGACGATATTCGCAGCGATCGTATTCTTTGAGCCGACTTTCTTCAATATTTTCATCGATCAGGATAACTCAACACCTGCCAATACGCTGAAGTCGCCGGCTGACGTGAGACCCCTGTTTTTCCTGGGCCCGTTTTACGCGATTCTGCGCTCCATTTCTGACAAGCATCTTGGCGTGTTGATGATGACACTGGCCATCGTCGTGATGTTCCTGGTGCCATTTCTCGACAATACGCCCGAGGCTCGGGTCAAGCCGCATCCGTTGTTTGATAACACGTACAAAGTGCTGCTGTTATTCATGCTTATTTGTTACATCGTGCTCGGCTGGATCGGGTTCGAGCCTGCGACTCCGGTGCTCGCTTATTGGGGGCGCTGGTTCACCATCGGGTATTTCGCGTTTTTTGTGGCTATGCCAGTGTTGAGTCTGCTAAGGCGCTGGACCGCACATAGATTCGCCGGTGGACAAACTTAA
- a CDS encoding cytochrome c1: MGMNIRRAAWLTLALGLVSTNSCLAEAAPALRAPHYTMNRSTIIKGAEYFGQNCLSCHSVKYLRYINLMKGLGMSQKELTQFVMRPDGANIHEGMTVTMTKKEASKFFGKPPPDLSQIERYLGPGFIYTYLTSFYLDNSRPTGWNNHVFPDVAMPNVLAPYGGQYLKDGKLYHKGSMTPKQYKTMVADIVAFLRYASGPSVLERHEIGPYVVGGFGIATVIGFIIAIL; this comes from the coding sequence ATGGGAATGAATATCCGCAGAGCAGCCTGGCTAACCCTTGCGTTGGGGCTGGTATCGACAAATTCATGCCTTGCAGAAGCGGCGCCAGCTTTGCGCGCTCCGCATTACACGATGAATCGCTCAACTATTATCAAGGGAGCTGAATATTTTGGGCAGAATTGCCTTTCATGCCATAGCGTGAAATACCTTCGTTATATCAATCTCATGAAGGGCCTTGGTATGAGTCAAAAGGAGCTTACGCAGTTTGTGATGCGACCTGACGGCGCCAATATTCACGAAGGGATGACCGTCACTATGACCAAGAAGGAGGCTTCAAAATTCTTTGGGAAACCACCGCCTGATCTATCGCAAATCGAACGCTACCTGGGTCCGGGTTTTATCTATACCTATCTGACCAGTTTCTACCTAGATAACAGCCGGCCGACCGGCTGGAACAATCATGTGTTCCCGGATGTGGCGATGCCCAACGTCTTGGCACCGTACGGTGGTCAGTATCTGAAGGATGGAAAGCTTTACCACAAGGGGTCGATGACACCGAAACAGTACAAGACGATGGTGGCCGATATTGTTGCGTTCTTGCGTTATGCAAGTGGCCCCTCTGTGCTAGAGCGCCATGAAATCGGACCTTATGTGGTGGGCGGATTTGGAATCGCTACCGTGATCGGATTCATCATCGCGATTCTGTAA
- a CDS encoding c-type cytochrome, whose translation MMGRRWFGMDGRQFASGVLVVSMALLAVPSHAGPKNGVIGVINGGGNPELGKADAKTMCIVCHGADGISPVNGFPDLAGQWPQYLLKELHNFASKKRDDPLAKGTMIDAVKTIHGETEMQDLVAFFSSLAPPKAKPVPTKTKDLAMWKAGKNIFYGGIRATDVPACEACHSATGAGIPPEFPRLAGQNKTYLVEQLTYFHDGTRANDPNGIMRDIAGRLDKQEILALATFIPTLSGGAPTTRLPASQRR comes from the coding sequence ATGATGGGGCGGCGTTGGTTCGGAATGGATGGTCGGCAATTCGCGTCCGGGGTCCTCGTTGTTTCAATGGCTTTGCTCGCTGTCCCATCGCACGCCGGGCCTAAAAATGGCGTTATCGGCGTGATTAATGGTGGCGGCAACCCGGAGTTGGGCAAGGCCGATGCCAAAACCATGTGCATCGTGTGTCACGGAGCAGATGGTATATCGCCGGTCAATGGCTTCCCCGACCTGGCCGGGCAGTGGCCGCAATATTTGTTGAAGGAATTGCATAATTTTGCTTCAAAGAAGCGAGATGATCCGTTGGCCAAGGGTACGATGATCGACGCCGTGAAAACTATTCACGGCGAGACTGAAATGCAGGATCTGGTCGCCTTTTTCAGTTCGCTCGCGCCGCCGAAGGCAAAGCCCGTGCCTACCAAAACGAAGGATCTCGCGATGTGGAAGGCGGGTAAGAACATTTTCTATGGTGGGATACGCGCTACCGATGTCCCCGCCTGTGAGGCATGCCACAGTGCGACAGGCGCCGGCATTCCGCCCGAGTTCCCGCGGTTGGCGGGCCAGAATAAAACCTATCTTGTGGAACAGTTGACCTACTTCCACGACGGGACACGCGCGAATGATCCCAACGGCATTATGCGTGACATCGCCGGTCGTTTGGATAAACAGGAAATTTTGGCGCTGGCTACATTCATTCCCACATTGTCGGGTGGAGCGCCGACGACAAGATTGCCCGCATCCCAGCGACGTTGA